The Primulina eburnea isolate SZY01 chromosome 8, ASM2296580v1, whole genome shotgun sequence genome contains a region encoding:
- the LOC140839091 gene encoding uncharacterized protein yields the protein MPPKRKAKVHGEQIQQLLSLHTSTQGHGQGRGQGRVESNEGSSYDVFRRMNPPEFVGGADPLVALEWVKSLEAIFDYLKFTDRDRVSCSVFMPVKAARIWWEATKVTVNVRELKWEEFKELFYAKYFSREIKAKEVKEFLELRQDSLSVAEYTLKFEEGCVFVPFIAENDKDKGEHFLRGLKP from the exons ATGCCTCCTAAACGAAAG GCGAAAGTTCATGGTGAACAAATTCAACAGTTGTTGAGCCTGCATACCTCAACCCAAGGTCATGGTCAAGGAAGAGGACAGGGTAGAGTGGAAAGCAACGAAGGTAGTTCATATGATGTATTCAGGCGAATGAACCCTCCCGAGTTTGTTGGTGGTGCCGATCCACTCGTAGCTCTTGAATGGGTTAAATCCTTAGAGGCTATATTCGATTATCTGAAGTTCACTGATCGAGATAGAGTGAGCTGTTCTGTGTTTATGCCAGTGAAAGCTGCTCGCATCTGGTGGGAAGCTACCAAAGTGACTGTCAATGTTCGCGAGTTAAAATGGGAAGAGTTCAAAGAGTTATTTTATGCCAAGTACTTTTCAAGAGAAATTAAAGCGAAGGAGGTCAAAGAATTTCTTGAGTTGAGGCAAGACTCCTTGTCTGTTGCTGAATATACATTGAAATTTGAAGAAGGATGCGTGTTTGTTCCATTTATTGCTGAAAATGATAAAGACAAAGGAGAACACTTCCTTCGTGGGCTGAAACCATAA
- the LOC140837837 gene encoding uncharacterized protein, whose product MVYLLDSTSNRIRDDTWKTIVTNGVKMYNASQGISKGPGYKILTGNMKQSGSVECGYCVMMYMKEIVDCDDPHLEKMFAGCIKNQYYTQCQYDEVRSEWSEFVYSHVGA is encoded by the exons ATGGTATATTTATTGGATTCTACGTCTAACAGGATCCGAGATGATACATGGAAAACTATTGTGACAAA TGGGGTGAAGATGTACAATGCCTCTCAGGGTATTTCTAAAGGGCCAGGTTATAAAATATTGACG GGTAATATGAAACAAAGTGGTTCGGTTGAGTGTGGATATTGTGTCATGATGTACATGAAAGAGATTGTCGATTGCGATGATCCACACTTGGAGAAGATG tttgcaGGATGCATCAAGAATCAATATTACACTCAATGTCAATATGACGAGGTCAGAAGTGAATGGAGTGAATTTGTTTACTCCCATGTAGGTGCTTAG